The stretch of DNA TTCCGATTTAGTCTTGTTTGTCACGGCTGGCGATATCACCGATCCAGAATTTCAAATATTATCGCAGCTCGTTGCCGCAGGTCAGCGCTTAGTGCTAGTTTGGAATAAGCTTGACCAATATTTGCCAGAACAACAAGCACAGGTGTTGCAGCAATTGCGCCAGAGAATGGCGGGAATATTAGCAGCCGAAGATATCGTTGCGATCGCATCTTCCCCTAATCCGATTAAAGTCCGCCAACACCAACCAGACGGCACAATTAAAGAGTGGACTGAGCCACAAACCGCACAAATTCAACCTTTGACTGAAAGATTAAGTCAAATCTTAACTCAAGAAAGTCAAAAGTTAGTCTGGGCGAGTACCATTCGATTAGCATCGCAGCTAAAATCCGAGGTAAAAACGGCATTAAATGGAGTGAGACGCGATCGCGCTTTACCCATAATTGAACAATATCAGTACATCGCCGCCGCCGCTGCTTTTGCCAATCCAGTAGCAGCCTTAGACTTGCTAGCAACAGCCGCCATCAGCACCCAAATGGTAATCGATATCGGTGCTATTTATCAGCAAAAATTCTCCGTAGATCGGGCTAAGATCGTAGCAGGCACGCTGGCCAATCAGATGCTAAAACTAGGATTAGTCGAACTATCTACCCAGACTATCACCGCCATTTTGAAAAGTAACACAATTACCTTTGTTGCGGGAGGAATCGTACAGGGAGTGAGTGCTGCTTATTTTACCAGAATCGCAGGTTTAAGCTTAATTGAGTATTTCCAAACTCAAGACGCAAGTACAGATATAACAGATGTTAATAGTCTGAAAGTGAATCTGGCAAAAACCCTGCAAACCGTATTCCAACAAAATCAGCAAGTCACCGTCTTGCAAACTTTCATCAAGCAAGTTATGCAGCGTCTCTTACCAGAATCAGCTAAGCATGAGAATGCAATTGCTGCTGAAGTTTCTTAAATTCCTTGACTTTTTGAACCAATTATTGTTTGATTATGGGGTAAGCTGAAAAGCCTACCCCAATTTTTTTGCAAATAGTCAGGTAAGTAAGTCTTATCCAAAAATTAAATTTATTTCAACTTGGCAAACATTTGCGGTAGGTGGTAAATATACTAAAGTTGTGGCTGACAAATCTGGCACAAAAAGATATGTGAAAATCAATGACGGCGTACATTTTACCACTCATGGAGCGAGGATAATTGGCGGTATAATTATTGACAAAATGGTTCAGGATAAAATCTTAAAGCCACAACCTAAAAAATCTTAAATAATTGTGATGCGTAGCAAAAACAATGAAGATTCGCTAAACTAACAATAGTCTACCTTCTTAGTATCATCTTGCCTCAGACATTTAAGTAAAGCTTCAGAACCATCTTGCTCGCTAACTTCAAATATCTGCGAAAGATAATGAATTTTTTCAATGCCTATTGACTCAAAGTATTGACATAAACGCCACGAGTCAATCGCTCTTGGAGCATCTAATAATCCCGTGTGAACATCAACAACTTTGCCGGATTCCTGTCCTGTAAAGCATATCCCTAATCCATGCTGCTGAAATCTCCACTCTTCTTCTCTCGCGTGAAAGTATCCAGAGCGGGGACAATCAAGCAGATACGTCCAGTCAGTTAAATTGCTATACTTCTGTCGAAATACCGAAATAAGTTCGTCTTGAAGATTGGCAAATTCTTGAATAATTGCCACTGCATCTACATTTTTAGTTAGATAATTCATAGTACATTTCAGCGTATAACTAATAGGGGTACTCTATTGCTGCCTCTGCTACTTGCTGCAAAAGCTGCTGTTCTTGAACTGGCGAAACTTTTTGCCGTTTAATCGGGATACTCTCTAATTTTAGTCGCTTAGCAGCAACAACTCGGTGATGCCCATCCAAAATAATCAAACGACCATTAACAGTTGCATTGCTAATTTTTAATTAGCAACTAACTACACCAAAATCACGAAGATTCGCTAAACTAATAATAGTTTCTCCCCTGATTAAACCTTGACTAATTCTCCACCTTCTCAACCTCATCAGGTACTTGCGCCTGAAACACCCTCAGCGCGGCCAAATCAACAAGGCGAACTGCACTTATCCCTTGCTCGTGCTAGTTTACGGCAAGCATTAGCGCGGTATTCTCCTCTTGGTCGCCGAGAACCGACTGCAAATACAGAATTACAAGCAGAATTACAAACCCAATTAGATGTATTAAATTCCACATTAGAAAAGCTTGACCAGAATGTAATTCGCATTGCTGCTTTTGGCCTTGTCAGTCGCGGCAAATCAGCGGTTTTGAATGCTCTTTTAGGTCAGAAAATTTTGCAAACAGGCCCTCTTAATGGTGTCACTCAGTGGCCGAGATCGGTGAGGTGGACGATTCCTCAATCTCTGACTAAGGGAGATATACAACTTGAATTAATTGATACTCCCGGACTCGATGAAGTTGGCGGTGAAGTCCGAGGTGAAATGGCGAAGCAAGTGACTCGCCAAGCTGATTTTATTTTGTTCGTGGTTG from Kamptonema formosum PCC 6407 encodes:
- a CDS encoding ParB N-terminal domain-containing protein, translated to MIILDGHHRVVAAKRLKLESIPIKRQKVSPVQEQQLLQQVAEAAIEYPY
- a CDS encoding YcjF family protein → MTLNLRRPILVGGIGLSLALWLLDSLQHSVAEFGEVALLGVAVGGVGWWWWQGRSPSVDFTPAPVPVDREMALKAIATTETAINLLAAEALNCDANSSLKQQLSQLTAELDRQDLHLCVAGGKAVGKTVLIQQLKSNWTEQHSQQLTFREAAPLFIGKDEVKISSDLVLFVTAGDITDPEFQILSQLVAAGQRLVLVWNKLDQYLPEQQAQVLQQLRQRMAGILAAEDIVAIASSPNPIKVRQHQPDGTIKEWTEPQTAQIQPLTERLSQILTQESQKLVWASTIRLASQLKSEVKTALNGVRRDRALPIIEQYQYIAAAAAFANPVAALDLLATAAISTQMVIDIGAIYQQKFSVDRAKIVAGTLANQMLKLGLVELSTQTITAILKSNTITFVAGGIVQGVSAAYFTRIAGLSLIEYFQTQDASTDITDVNSLKVNLAKTLQTVFQQNQQVTVLQTFIKQVMQRLLPESAKHENAIAAEVS
- a CDS encoding DUF6896 domain-containing protein, with the protein product MNYLTKNVDAVAIIQEFANLQDELISVFRQKYSNLTDWTYLLDCPRSGYFHAREEEWRFQQHGLGICFTGQESGKVVDVHTGLLDAPRAIDSWRLCQYFESIGIEKIHYLSQIFEVSEQDGSEALLKCLRQDDTKKVDYC